From one Babesia bovis T2Bo chromosome 3, whole genome shotgun sequence genomic stretch:
- a CDS encoding DEAD/DEAH box helicase family protein, with the protein MNVRGMCHLWAFVGPGLSVHNRNDGHKTLYAFGNLGIRLPKSPEGFWNPKSESKNNVEQRQSLPLIHVPDCGPQGVVSYAGIYKDIDNLPARTLENVDIESLTPGAISEIGRMLNAVGVESLSRLQLSLFDELSYGSNALFHSETSTGKTFSMLLYATLRHYYRIDPSWLCSRRVQTLFDTSLSGKVKNAPFTPPNSPVLGRVMVLCPTKELAVQTANQLIEFTCGDVDAVRLIIDDQAMLPEDINSRQLFIVGSANQVNQYMLTKSRRYTRGILQHVSMIILDEIDRLIKVPNQYASSRRKSFLRTHPTAAFQLCQTLLALSPNRLQVVGASASISRHHIRFMDTAIQSYRKTRCPLAVIRHQDERTAANRYVSIPESVEHFFAASNTDSLGNKVGKLATILRQRPPERVIFFISSDHSLLSFRHYLNNCGFECKILHHEFGIRDNISKRFDPTVQKGLYDRRASTEVMDMYDSCKQTLETESDQSCYYAASMDSARGLHFSALDTIYMIGIPRNVDEYVHIAGRVGRCGNIGRCIVVDSAPNLSKVLTWQSAMNCTISPLSDAESEALSKYKSNIKG; encoded by the exons ATGAATGTGCGCGGTATGTGCCATTTATGGGCGTTTGTAGGCCCTGGTTTATCGGTCCATAATCGTAATGATGGCCATAAGACGTTGTATGCTTTTGGAAATTTAGGAATCCGCTTGCCTAAATCCCCTGAGGGTTTCTGGAATCCTAAGTCTGAGTCAAAGAACAATGTGGAACAACGCCAATCGTTACCCTTGATCCATGTGCCTGATTGTGGTCCCCAGGGCGTAGTTTCATACGCTGGTATATACAAGGATATTGACAACTTGCCAGCGAGAACATTGGAGAATGTAGATATAGAGTCACTTACCCCTGGTGCCATATCAGAGATTGGCCGAATGCTGAATGCCGTTGGCGTTGAAAGCCTCTCCAGGCTTCAGTTATCGTTGTTTGATGAGCTTTCGTATGGTAGCAATGCGTTATTCCACTCTGAGACGTCTACTGGCAAGACCTTTTCAATGCTTTTGTACGCTACCTTGAGACACTACTATCGCATTGACCCTTCATGGTTATGTTCACGCAGGGTACAGACTTTGTTTGATACATCCTTATCTGGGAAGGTTAAAAATGCACCTTTCACACCGCCAAATTCGCCTGTACTCGGCCGTGTTATGGTACTCTGTCCAACCAAGGAGCTTGCTGTACAGACAGCTAATCAGTTAATTGAATTCACTTGCGGTGATGTCGACGCTGTTAGACTTATTATTGACGACCAAGCTATGTTACCTGAGGATATTAATAGCCGTCAACTATTTATTGTGGGTTCTGCGAATCAGGTGAACCAGTACATGCTGACTAAGAGTCGTCGTTATACCCGTGGCATACTTCAGCACGTATCTATGATAATACTTGACGAAATTGATCGTTTGATTAAAGTACCAAATCAATATGCTTCATCTAGGCGTAAATCATTCCTTCGTACTCATCCAACAGCAGCATTTCAGCTTTGTCAG ACGTTGCTGGCGTTGTCACCAAACCGTTTACAGGTAGTTGGTGCCTCCGCTTCTATATCGAGGCACCATATTCGATTCATGGATACTGCTATTCAATCATATCGCAAGACTAGGTGCCCCCTGGCGGTCATCAGGCACCAAGATGAGCGTACTGCTGCTAACCGTTACGTATCAATTCCAGAATCTGTAGAGCATTTCTTTGCGGCGTCCAATACAGATTCTTTGGGTAACAAGGTTGGCAAGTTAGCTACAATATTGCGCCAGCGTCCGCCTGAGCGTGTAATATTCTTTATCAGCTCAGATCACTCTTTGCTATCTTTTAGGCACTACCTAAATAACTGTGGATttgag TGCAAAATTTTACATCATGAGTTTGGTATACGTGACAACATATCGAAGCGCTTTGACCCTACTGTACAAAAGGGGCTGTATGATCGTCGTGCATCTACTGAAGTGATGGATATGTATGACAGTTGTAAACAAACTTTAGAAACTGAGTCGG ATCAATCCTGTTACTATGCGGCGTCTATGGATTCAGCTCGCGGGTTACACTTCTCAGCT CTCGATACGATATACATGATAGGCATACCTAGAAACGTGGATGAGTACGTGCATATAGCTG GCCGCGTTGGAAGATGCGGAAATATTGGACGATGCATTGTGGTGGACAGTGCCCCTAACCTAAG TAAGGTGTTGACATGGCAGAGTGCCATGAATTGCACCATATCACCGTTATCTGATGCGGAATCGGAAGCCCTATCAAAATACAAGAGTAATATCAAGGGATGA
- a CDS encoding putative 60S acidic ribosomal protein p1, translating to MSSVPMSALSAEQRDELLCIYSSLILYDEGLDISAENITKLIKAVDINVQPFRPMLFAKALQGKNIAELFAGVGSSAAAAPVAAAGGAPAAAEDKAEAKKPEAEPEEEEDDMGFSLFD from the coding sequence ATGTCGTCTGTTCCCATGTCCGCCCTTTCTGCTGAGCAGCGTGACGAGTTGCTTTGCATCTACTCATCTTTGATTTTGTACGACGAGGGTCTCGACATCAGTGCTGAGAACATCACTAAGCTGATCAAGGCTGTTGACATCAACGTACAGCCCTTCAGGCCTATGCTTTTCGCCAAGGCTCTTCAGGGCAAGAACATCGCTGAACTCTTTGCTGGTGTTGGTTCATCGGCTGCTGCTGCCCCTGTTGCTGCCGCTGGAGGTGCTCCCGCCGCTGCTGAGGACAAGGCTGAGGCTAAGAAGCCCGAGGCTGAGCCTGAGGAGGAAGAGGACGACATGGGTTTCTCTTTGTTCGACTGA
- a CDS encoding Cytochrome c family protein, with amino-acid sequence MAAGDSWDDIPDNFVLPAGNAQRGAKLFKKHCQQCHSMRPDNRQTSGFATVGPTLFNVYCRTAGASGHDSVKGITDNLQNAGIVWTDANLMRYMKNPERYVNAVVGMNFSGLPNFQDRVDIVHFLRDLTPEGTVGKKMMEEAKRKK; translated from the exons ATGGCTGCTGGAGACAGCTGGGACGACATCCCAGATAATTTCGTTTTACCTGCTGGCAACGCCCAGCGTGGCGCTAAGCTTTTTAAGAAGCATTGTCAACAATGTCACTCCATGCGTCCGGATAACCGTCAGACATCAG GCTTTGCTACAGTTGGACCCACTCTGTTCAATGTATATTGTAGGACTGCTGGTGCATCGGGCCATGACAGTGTCAAGGGAATTACTGACAATTTGCAAAATGCCGGCATCGTGTGGACCGATGCCAACTTAATGAG GTACATGAAAAACCCTGAACGTTACGTTAATGCTGTTGTTGGCATGAATTTCTCTGGTCTTCCTAATTTCCAGGATCGTGTTGACATCGTTCACTTTTTGCGTGACTTAACTCCTGAGGGCACGGTGGGCAAGAAGATGATGGAGGAGGCTAAGAGGAAGAAATAG